A segment of the Bacteriovorax sp. BAL6_X genome:
TTGAAGATGATAACAATCTTGGAGATACGCTAAGTGAATACTTAGGAGATATTGGCCATGAGTGCCGATTAGCAAAGAATGTTAAAGATGCTCGTTACTATTTTGAAGAATTTAAGCCTAATATCATTTTAATGGATATTGGGCTTCCTGATGGTAATGGAATCGATTTAGCAAAAGACTTTCGAAAAATTAGAAAAGACTTTATTCTGCTTTTCTTATCTGCCCTAAATGACCCACAAACAAAAGTTGAAGGCTTTGAAGCAGGCGGTGAAGACTATATTACAAAGCCCTTTGCACTTAAGGAGCTAACAATAAGACTTGATCGACTCTTAAGCTTTAAGACAAATATTGACTCACTAGATGAAGAAATTTTAATTGGTGACCTCAAGATATGGCCAAAGCGTTTTGAGGTTCAAGATGGTGACGGTAAGATTCTAAATTTGACGCAAAAAGAGTGTGCCATTTTAGAAATCTTATTAAAGAAAAAGAATGAAGCAGTAGAAAGAGATTTTATTATTGATGAAGTATGGGGTGAGGATAAATTCCCATCACAACGTACTGTAGATAACTATATTGTTAAACTTAGAAAATGGGCCGAGAGCGACTCTAAGAATTCACTAGAGATTCAAAGTGTTCGTGGGATTGGCTACAAGCTTATTATAAAGGAATAAAAATGGGATTATTTA
Coding sequences within it:
- a CDS encoding response regulator transcription factor, producing MSNFGKILVVEDDNNLGDTLSEYLGDIGHECRLAKNVKDARYYFEEFKPNIILMDIGLPDGNGIDLAKDFRKIRKDFILLFLSALNDPQTKVEGFEAGGEDYITKPFALKELTIRLDRLLSFKTNIDSLDEEILIGDLKIWPKRFEVQDGDGKILNLTQKECAILEILLKKKNEAVERDFIIDEVWGEDKFPSQRTVDNYIVKLRKWAESDSKNSLEIQSVRGIGYKLIIKE